One Parageobacillus sp. KH3-4 genomic region harbors:
- the deoC gene encoding deoxyribose-phosphate aldolase, with protein MENNMAKMIDHTLLKADTTKAQIVKLCEEAKQYGFASVCVNPTWVATAAELLKGTDVKVCTVIGFPLGANTPETKAFEAKNAIENGAAEVDMVINIGALKDGNDDLVERDIRAVVEAAKGKALVKVIIETCLLTEEEKVRACQLAVKAGADYVKTSTGFSTGGATTEDVALMRKTVGPNIGVKASGGVRDIKSAMAMIEAGATRIGTSSGVAIVAGKTADSDY; from the coding sequence ATGGAAAATAATATGGCAAAAATGATTGATCATACGCTGCTGAAAGCGGATACAACAAAAGCGCAAATCGTGAAGCTGTGCGAAGAGGCAAAACAATACGGATTCGCTTCCGTTTGCGTCAATCCGACTTGGGTAGCAACAGCTGCCGAACTATTAAAAGGTACGGACGTAAAAGTATGCACGGTAATCGGCTTCCCGCTCGGGGCTAACACTCCGGAAACGAAAGCGTTTGAAGCGAAAAACGCGATTGAAAATGGCGCGGCGGAAGTCGATATGGTAATTAACATCGGAGCGCTAAAAGATGGCAATGATGACCTTGTCGAACGCGATATTCGCGCCGTCGTCGAAGCGGCAAAAGGGAAAGCGCTTGTGAAAGTGATTATTGAAACGTGTCTGCTTACCGAAGAAGAAAAAGTGCGCGCTTGCCAGCTTGCTGTGAAAGCGGGGGCGGATTATGTGAAAACATCGACAGGCTTTTCAACAGGCGGCGCTACAACGGAAGATGTCGCACTGATGCGGAAAACGGTCGGACCAAACATCGGCGTGAAAGCTTCCGGTGGCGTTCGTGATATAAAAAGTGCAATGGCAATGATCGAAGCGGGGGCGACGCGCATCGGGACAAGTTCCGGCGTAGCGATCGTTGCGGGAAAAACGGCCGATTCCGATTATTAA
- a CDS encoding Na/Pi symporter, translating into MVQLLILFSIYTIVFLIGMFMMKSGLYALSGHRLKQWLLRFTNTPLQGFFTGTVVTALLQSSSAVMVITVGLVSTGYLTFQQSIGVILGSNIGSTITTEMITLDVGDSVIPMLFIGAALVFFGYYRPAYGIGMIVVGLASLFFAMGGFSQLAKPLSSYPIVDEWLQKTNLSPFSGIMIGVILTAIIHSSAATIGIAMGFLNEHILTLPAGIAILLGANIGTCITGLLASVGSTYEAKLTAYTHLWFNVVGVIIFYFFIDPLALVAVKLSSAPDVQLAHVSVLFNVICSVAALPFVRWIESAILFFHGKRF; encoded by the coding sequence GTGGTGCAATTGCTCATTTTGTTTTCCATATATACCATCGTTTTCCTTATCGGCATGTTCATGATGAAATCAGGACTTTATGCTTTATCGGGCCACCGCTTGAAACAGTGGCTGTTGCGCTTTACAAATACTCCTTTGCAAGGATTTTTTACTGGAACGGTCGTCACGGCGCTTTTGCAAAGTAGCTCCGCGGTGATGGTCATTACCGTCGGGCTCGTCTCCACCGGCTATCTTACATTTCAGCAATCGATCGGCGTCATTTTAGGGAGCAACATTGGCTCTACGATCACAACGGAAATGATTACTCTTGACGTCGGGGACAGCGTGATTCCGATGCTTTTCATTGGAGCGGCTCTCGTTTTCTTTGGTTATTACCGCCCCGCTTACGGCATTGGCATGATCGTTGTTGGGCTCGCCTCTTTATTTTTTGCGATGGGTGGGTTTAGTCAGCTTGCAAAGCCGCTGTCCTCATATCCGATTGTGGATGAATGGTTGCAAAAAACGAACCTTTCGCCTTTTAGCGGAATCATGATCGGCGTGATCCTTACGGCCATTATTCATTCCAGCGCGGCAACGATCGGCATTGCAATGGGATTTTTGAATGAACACATTCTCACGCTTCCGGCTGGCATCGCGATTTTGCTCGGCGCAAACATCGGCACGTGCATAACCGGCCTTCTAGCAAGCGTCGGTTCCACGTATGAAGCGAAATTAACCGCTTATACCCACTTATGGTTTAATGTCGTCGGAGTCATTATCTTCTACTTTTTTATCGATCCGCTTGCCCTTGTTGCTGTCAAGCTTAGTTCTGCTCCAGACGTACAATTAGCGCACGTCAGCGTGCTATTTAACGTCATTTGCTCCGTCGCTGCGCTTCCCTTTGTCCGATGGATCGAATCCGCGATATTATTTTTTCATGGCAAACGTTTTTAA
- the rpsU gene encoding 30S ribosomal protein S21, whose translation MSKTIVRKNESIDDALRRFKRAVSKTGTLQEIRKREFYEKPSVRRKKKSEAARKRKH comes from the coding sequence ATGTCAAAGACAATCGTTCGCAAAAACGAATCCATTGATGACGCTCTTCGTCGCTTCAAACGTGCCGTTTCGAAAACAGGTACATTGCAAGAAATCAGAAAGCGCGAATTTTATGAAAAGCCAAGCGTCAGACGGAAGAAAAAATCTGAAGCGGCTAGAAAGCGCAAGCATTAA